In Brachypodium distachyon strain Bd21 chromosome 2, Brachypodium_distachyon_v3.0, whole genome shotgun sequence, one genomic interval encodes:
- the LOC100827054 gene encoding uncharacterized protein LOC100827054 gives MNGYSNLASSSPPATAAASAGGGGRARRSLELTNTKETNAWEGLAIGAVTLARTFSTGSHRLCRSGEKVRAAGHLPGALRRAFSMRRHPAAPGKGDGYYWRIHDMDGGSDGEGNACEERDEKEEDEEEQGKKKEEEGDVKEEAKGMTKKKRGIFKACKKLFWL, from the coding sequence ATGAATGGCTACTCCAACCTCGCCTCCTCTTCGCCGCctgcaacggcggcggccagtgctggcggcggcggccgagccAGGCGATCGCTGGAGCTGACCAACACCAAGGAGACCAATGCGTGGGAAGGGCTGGCCATTGGGGCGGTCACTCTTGCCAGGACCTTCTCCACCGGCTCCCACAGGCTCTGCAGGTCGGGCGAGAAGGTCAGGGCCGCCGGGCACCTGCCGGGCGCGCTGAGGAGGGCGTTCTCCATGAGGCGGCACCCGGCTGCTCCTGGAAAGGGGGATGGGTACTACTGGAGGATCCACGACATGGATGGGGGCAGCGACGGTGAAGGCAATGCTTGCGAGGAGCGTGacgagaaggaggaggatgaggaggagcaggggaagaagaaggaggaggaaggtgatgtGAAAGAGGAGGCCAAGGGAatgacgaagaagaagagaggtaTTTTCAAGGCATGTAAGAAGCTTTTCTGGTTGTGA